Proteins found in one Melospiza georgiana isolate bMelGeo1 chromosome 1, bMelGeo1.pri, whole genome shotgun sequence genomic segment:
- the LOC131087948 gene encoding carboxymethylenebutenolidase homolog isoform X2, translating into MANESRPCPCDIGDKFDYGGRGQEVQVGHIKAYICKPSASTDKAVIVIHDIFGWQLPNTRYIADMLTTNGYIAICPDFFVGQEAWKPSNDWATFNDWVKTREAGKIDKEVDVVLKYLKDQCGAKRIGVIGFCWGGAAVQHLMLKNPHLKTGVSLYGVISRFEDKQSLLHPTFFIFGEKDNIVPLEQVTLLEQKLKQNCKVDYEVKIYPGQTHGFVHRKREDINPQDKPYIEEGRKDMINWLNKYI; encoded by the exons ATGGCAAATGAATCGAGGCCCTGCCCCTGTGACATTGGGGACAAGTTTGACTATGGAGGCCGTGGGCAGGAGGTGCAAGTTGGGCACATCAAGGCGTACATCTGCAAACCTTCTGCCAGCACCGACAAAGCTGTCATTGTGATTCATGATATATTTGGGTGGCAACTCCCAAACACCAGATACATAGCTGATATGCTAACAACTAATGGATACAT AGCCATCTGCCCAGACTTTTTTGTGGGACAAGAAGCTTGGAAACCTTCTAATGACTGGGCAACTTTCAATGACTGGGTGAAAACACGAGAAGCCGGCAAAATAGACAA AGAAGTTGATGTCGTCCTCAAGTATCTAAAGGACCAGTGTGGTGCGAAGAGGATTGGTGTCATTGGGTTTTGCTGGGGTGGAGCAGCAGTGCAACATCTGATGCTGAAAAATCCCCATTTAAAGACCGGAGTGTCCCTTTATG GAGTGATCAGCCGTTTTGAGGACAAGCAGAGTCTGCTGCATCCCacctttttcatttttggtGAGAAGGATAACATTGTTCCATTGGAGCAG GTCACCTTGCTGGAGCAGAAGCTTAAACAAAACTGTAAAGTTGATTATGAAGTTAAAATTTACCCTGGACAGACACATGGGTTTGTGCATCGCAAAAGAGAAGATATCAATCCTCAAGATAAACCTTACAttgaggaaggaagaaaggataTGATCAACTGGctgaataaatatatttag
- the LOC131087948 gene encoding serine/threonine-protein kinase SBK2-like isoform X1, whose protein sequence is MANESRPCPCDIGDKFDYGGRGQEVQVGHIKAYICKPSASTDKAVIVIHDIFGWQLPNTRYIADMLTTNGYIAICPDFFVGQEAWKPSNDWATFNDWVKTREAGKIDKEVDVVLKYLKDQCGAKRIGVIGFCWGGAAVQHLMLKNPHLKTGVSLYGVISRFEDKQSLLHPTFFIFGEKDNIVPLEQHSAMAESSAVTAAVPERAAPTKLEELLEITAQSLVRAEVAEHYEVVRELGRGKYGHVMLVTHRQRGTPMALKLLPKASTKLHTFLYEYCVALSLATHPAIIGMFGIAIESSQYYGFLYEPALHKDLISIIKPRDGIPEPAAKQCAKQLVSALEFIHSRGLVYRDIKPENVLLFDPDCRLVKLTDFGLTRPKGTKLKLVAGVIPYTAPELSNTADTQGVPIDTSMDAWAFGVMLFCLLTGYFPWEQSLPEDPFFEDFMQWQETGLEKDVPRHWRRLTAEAAGMLRSLLALDPAKRGPVSAVLRYVGCPWRQEDGRGEEAAVKS, encoded by the exons ATGGCAAATGAATCGAGGCCCTGCCCCTGTGACATTGGGGACAAGTTTGACTATGGAGGCCGTGGGCAGGAGGTGCAAGTTGGGCACATCAAGGCGTACATCTGCAAACCTTCTGCCAGCACCGACAAAGCTGTCATTGTGATTCATGATATATTTGGGTGGCAACTCCCAAACACCAGATACATAGCTGATATGCTAACAACTAATGGATACAT AGCCATCTGCCCAGACTTTTTTGTGGGACAAGAAGCTTGGAAACCTTCTAATGACTGGGCAACTTTCAATGACTGGGTGAAAACACGAGAAGCCGGCAAAATAGACAA AGAAGTTGATGTCGTCCTCAAGTATCTAAAGGACCAGTGTGGTGCGAAGAGGATTGGTGTCATTGGGTTTTGCTGGGGTGGAGCAGCAGTGCAACATCTGATGCTGAAAAATCCCCATTTAAAGACCGGAGTGTCCCTTTATG GAGTGATCAGCCGTTTTGAGGACAAGCAGAGTCTGCTGCATCCCacctttttcatttttggtGAGAAGGATAACATTGTTCCATTGGAGCAG CACTCAGCGATGGCAGAGAGCTCAGCTGTGACCgcagcagtgccagagagagcagcacCCACCAAGCTGGAGGAGCTCCTGGAGATCACGGCTCAGAGCCTGGTGCGCGCCGAGGTGGCTGAGCACTATGAGGTTGTtcgggagctgggcaggggcaagTATGGCCACGTGATGCTAGTGACCCACAGGCAGAGAG GGACTCCTATGGCCCTCAAACTGCTACCCAAAGCCAGTACCAAGCTGCACACCTTCCTGTATGAGTATTGTGTAGCACTGTCCCTCGCCACCCACCCTGCCATCATCGGCATGTTCGGAATTGCCATTGAGTCCAGCCAGTACTATGGCTTCCTCTACGAACCAGCGCTGCACAAAGACCTCATCTCTATCATCAAACCCCGT gaTGGGATCCCTGAGCCGGCCGCAAAGCAGTGTGCCAAGCAGCTGGTGAGCGCGCTGGAGTTCATCCACAGTCGGGGGCTGGTGTACCGTGACATCAAGCCCGAGAACGTGCTGCTTTTTGATCCCGACTGCCGGCTCGTCAAACTCACTGACTTCGGCCTCACAAGGCCCAAGGGCACCAAGCTCAAGCTGGTGGCCGGGGTAATCCCCTACACCGCCCCTGAGCTGAGCAACACTGCTGATACCCAGGGGGTGCCCATTGACACCAGCATGGATGCCTGGGCCTTTGGGGTAATGCTTTTCTGCCTGCTGACCGGCTACttcccctgggagcagagcctgccagAGGACCCTTTCTTTGAGGACTTCATGCAGTGGCAGGAGACAGGCCTGGAGAAGGACGTGCCCCGGCACTGGAGGCGCCTGACGGCCGAGGCTGCCGGCATGCTGCGGAGCCTGCTGGCTCTGGATCCCGCCAAGCGCGGCCCTGTCAGCGCCGTGCTGCGCTACGTCGGCTGCCCTTGGCGGCAGGAGGACGGACGCGGTGAGGAGGCTGCCGTGAAGTCCTAG